ATACTTGTCTCAATGCAAATTAGATATCTGGGGAACTCGTGAGAATCACGAGAGGGTTGGattttattacatataataaacattttataaaaagctTTAAAATAGATAGTATTTTCACATTACAGTTAACAGTACAATTAAGTATATATAGTTTAGAGCAACAATCTAACAATAGCGGCAGTAACAGCAGCAACATCATGCATAGCATTGTTCTGTTTGGTGAGTGGGGAATTCCCTGCTGCAGAGAAATCAGTCTCACAATAAGTAGCCTCATTAGCAGCATCATTAGCCCCATCTTCAGCAAACTTGGGGTCACCTTTCTGCAGAGCCTCAGTGGCTTGTGGAACATCAGCAATTAAAACCGCTTTGTATTTATCAGCACAAGAACTCAAGGCTCTTCTTTGCTTAGGCCCCGATGCTCCCACCCTCTGCAACTCTTGGATTCTTTTCAATGCATCGTTTGCTTTGGCCTTCATCTCTTTGACCATGATTTGAGCCAGCCCTGTGACGTCAGCACTGGAGCTCCCAGGGCTTGCCTTCAGAGACTCAAGGCAAACGTTGTAGTTGGGAGTTTTCTTGCAAGTGTTCTCTATCAGCTTTTCGTTTTCTGGAAGCAAGGTTCTGCTGCAGTGGCTTGATGGTATTGAAATCATAACAACAATGGCTAGGAGATAAAAGAAGAGAATTAGAGGCTTCAAGTTTGTCATTGTTGTTGATTATTGAAAGAGATTGGTTTTGGTAGTTGCTAGATTCCACTGAATGGAATGCTGCTAGGCCTTTTTATGGTTAGGAGCAGATGTAGTGGACCTAACCTTTTTCCTATTTAAATGCAGATATATGTAAGAAGAATGTTATCGAAGATTGATATATGTACGCAATTTTCCACATACATGGTGGTTTTTTCAAaccaactttttatatatataacaatataacTTTTTAAGCAAAAAAGTGTGCAACTATCATCTTATAAAATTGTTGTCTCCATTCCAGCTTGCTTTCTGTGCTTAAATATCCACCGTTATATGTTGGCttgacaaatttttaatttgttgcgGTTAAAATTGCAAATTCAATCATGACTTACGACAAAGATCTTCCTAGActaatttgtttgaaattaaaGTAGATGTCCATCGAATTTGAATGCATTttagaaacataaaaattataattattaattgaaaaataatattgaatgacttaaatattttatatatttatgcgtatttttgttattaattttaattaaaaattatgactttacctttttattttaaaataatctttaatTTAGATTACCCAAATTCACTGTGTGGTCTTTTTCTTCCACtatatatatcttaattatttatatgcaCAAAAGAaggtatttaattaaaattgttcgTGATGTTAATTTGCGGCTGTATTTGCATGTAATCAATTATTGGCTCGTACTCTATCTCTATCTGATGCAAGTAGTAATACATGGTTGCATTAAGGTAATACATGCCATTGCCAATTGGGCCTTTATTTATccggaaaaatatatattggacTGAGGAATCACGTTATCAGGTTGATCTCGATCTGTTATatctaatataaattattatattttgagttAATGATATCCAAGCTTTCaaccataattttttaataaaaaataaaatatctattcAAACATTTAATAAGATTTCATTACAAAGATACATAAactgttttacttttttttgtgtatttttttttacataaactgTAATGTCAATGTAAtagtgaaataaattttattaaatatgtatggaatttatgttattttataaaaaaaggtgaaatttaaagatatgttaaaaaaaaagaggactGCTGTTTGTTATGAACAATTATCTCACTTTTTTGGAGATGAAAaccaaattaaagaagaagaaaaaaacaaaacatcaaaatcaaaatttagtcattttataggaattaaaaatatatttaggtcaaatattaatgatgaaaaataaataaatgaatgaataaatattaattaaattaaatgaattaaatgtAACTTGAACGAAGAAAAtagtaaaaacaaatataatttttaattgtaaagtgttacaagtattttttaacttaaaaagttataaaatataataaatatacacGGGTAGGTACGAATAAAGTTGGTTGGTATAATATTTATAGTTACAAAGTTCTATGAGTAATTAATTACTCATGCCTAAActtacatttatttaattagtgaaagccttatttctctttttaaaaaaagtaaagaccTTATTTAaggtaaatatttaattttttgaataacaAGTATTTAGTTCAAGTGATAATAGATTTGATTAAAATCTTATATTCGAAAGTattatagatgaaaaaaaaatattgaaaagaaaaaaatctcattatagATGTTGACACAAATTTTTTATGGATAATCattaacaaatcaaataaatattccataccaataaaattaaaatatgaatttagttATCATTCTTGTTTTGTGCTGCTCCAGTCCACTACGAACCATGAACCATTTCGTTACGTTTTGCTTTTTTGGGGGGTAAATAacgtttttaatatatataagtttcGGCACCCTTTTTAAACCAGAAAGAACAGTTAGAATTGGATAGTTGCATAAATCACAAGCATATAGCCATACGGAGGACGCATGCAAAAATGGAATGGTGGCAAATAGCGGGTTTcttactttctttccttccttatACTTCACTATTTCTCATGCATGCATGATGCGTTTTCTGTACACACGAAACTATCAAACCCTTTGTATTTTCTTATGTTATGTCTGAATATGTATCGTTCTTTCACAGCTCATATAGATTAAAGATGTCTGGTCAGCTTCTAGCACTAACAGAGAAAAAGTGGATTGGAATGATCGATTATGTGATATACTAATATGCAATTATTAAGCAAAAATGGTGCTTACCTGTGTGATAACTGATAAGGACTTCTACCTTTACATGAATTACGAGAACATGACAAGTCTCTCTTGAGTTTTCATCAGTTTCACGATATACGTGGAAATCGCAATTAAAGTTTTTCTAAATTAATCATGCAGATCGAAAGTATAGATTTAAAggtagagaaaataaaatatataattaaattaaaatgagttaaaaatgaaaaaaaagcatcatttaaacaataaaatattaaactactgTTACAaacttaaaagataataatttcagtttttaatgtaataaattaTTCCTTTAAACAAACAATTCAGTGTTGTATAATTGTATTAAGCAGTGAGGATAAGAGTgtctgcatatatatatatatatgattcacTTACTCCAAAgtaattataaaagaattatttatttttcttataatttattttcttaaaatctaatgattaaatttaattaatttttataattattagatttaaagaaaatgaatgataaGTTGAGAAGTAACTCGAAGATGAGAAATAACTATTTTAGTAAGAAAATCTCTCCTCATATATAAGCTTTTATATGTGCTTATTTTAAAGTTCACCAACCTCAAAAGTTGACTTAATCCAAAATAAGTGTTTTATTACTTATATGTTCTTGTATTGAAAAGTGTAATATCTTCTTTCAAATGCGAGGTATCCAAAATATACTAAGCGTACAAATTGATCCATTTAACTTGTATGGCTTATGTAGGTTTGAGCAGGAACATTCATAAATAGATCCAATTCAATGTGGaccaaaaaaattgattcaaaaaatcaaacaatcgaatagataaaaaaaatagaaaaatcgaaattatttatttgatcaaatcagagagtttgaatttgattttaaaaacttatccaaaagaaacttatatacatgtatatatttttattcataaatttataatatcactaattcttatttttatttaataattatttgagttaataaatattttattattagttatataataatataaataaaatatttgatattttaaattatttgttattatatgTTTTGAGTGTCAAAGTTTTATTGATGTCAATTTTCAATGTCATTTCACCAAATTTCCCCTTAACTTACATTTCATGCACTGAATGATTCCCAAAGCATTAAGAACATTGTCCAAAATTGAACGTCCTCTACAAAAGTAAATTGCTCGGAAAAAACATTTGTGAAGTAAAGGTTTAAAACAGTTGGTGAAAATTTTGGATATAATCTTATAAATGACATtacacaagatttttttttattttttatttactttaagtGGCTGTCAATAGGATTATTCTATTAAGCAGTGAttgttaaaaattacaaatgatgatttttgacggtttaaaaattatcattattcatctgaaaattaaattataattattagcaCTTTTAAAATcactagaataaaaaataaatacttaattgtacttatatttttcttattataatcATTTTGTGAATctagtattatttatttatttatctaataaattttttattccataatattttaattgcacaattttgttctgtctatatttaataaaaatattgatgtaaAATTGCAATAAAGCGTCAAGCATGATGTAACAGTGTAATAAAGTGTCACACACTCACACcagctttttcaaaaaaaaaaaatgtcactaacattttcattaaatattaaatacgtTATTAAGTTAACATATAAAACCAAAATCTATAgttaaaatttctaaataaaaatcatataattaaaatagtgaaaattaaatttgcaaAAAACAGAGAAGGACCAGTTACAATAAAGAGcaataataaaaaactaataatgtaattaagatttttttaattaaaaaagtaattgagctaaaatataattaaaatttgaccaAGTATGAGTACAATCCGAAATCCAAATAATGAATGATCCGGAAAGAAAACCCTAGCCCCGAAGTAGCACGTGACTGTGAAAATAGGAGTAGTAGCGAGCGCCGCAAGGCGAAATCACACTATCTCTGCTGAAACGC
This region of Glycine soja cultivar W05 chromosome 17, ASM419377v2, whole genome shotgun sequence genomic DNA includes:
- the LOC114392235 gene encoding cell wall / vacuolar inhibitor of fructosidase 1-like — encoded protein: MTNLKPLILFFYLLAIVVMISIPSSHCSRTLLPENEKLIENTCKKTPNYNVCLESLKASPGSSSADVTGLAQIMVKEMKAKANDALKRIQELQRVGASGPKQRRALSSCADKYKAVLIADVPQATEALQKGDPKFAEDGANDAANEATYCETDFSAAGNSPLTKQNNAMHDVAAVTAAIVRLLL